In Corylus avellana chromosome ca2, CavTom2PMs-1.0, the following proteins share a genomic window:
- the LOC132170795 gene encoding ATP-dependent 6-phosphofructokinase 2-like has translation MDESNGVPPFAHPHTYKQVYIIGGDGAMRGAVKIFDEIRCRKLNIAVVGIPKTVDNDIGIIDRSFGFQTAVEMAQQAISAAHVEAQSAVNGIGLVKLMGRSTGHIALYATLSSRDVDCCLIPETEFYLEGKGGLFEFLEQRLKDNGHAVLVVAEGAGQDMIPRTDAQKEERDESGNPVFLDIGGWLKSELKNWWTRDHPNELFTVKYIDPTYMIRAVPANSTDNLYCTLLAHSAIHGIMAGYTGFVAGPINGNYAYIPLEEVAQAKNEVDIKDHKWAWVRSVTNQPDFVRN, from the coding sequence aTGGATGAGTCTAATGGGGTTCCTCCATTTGCTCATCCCCATACATATAAACAGGTGTACATCATAGGTGGAGATGGCGCAATGCGTGGGGCTGTGAAGATATTTGATGAAATCCGTTGCCGGAAACTGAATATTGCAGTTGTTGGGATCCCCAAAACCGTAGACAATGATATTGGAATCATTGACAGATCATTTGGATTCCAGACAGCAGTAGAAATGGCACAGCAAGCAATAAGTGCAGCTCATGTGGAGGCTCAGAGTGCAGTTAACGGAATAGGGCTAGTGAAGCTGATGGGTCGAAGCACAGGTCACATTGCCCTTTATGCAACATTGAGCAGCCGCGATGTGGACTGCTGCTTGATTCCTGAGACTGAGTTTTACTTGGAAGGAAAAGGAGGGCTGTTTGAATTTCTTGAGCAGCGGCTGAAGGATAATGGGCATGCGGTACTAGTAGTTGCTGAAGGGGCTGGACAGGATATGATACCAAGGACTGATGCACAGAAGGAGGAGAGGGATGAATCTGGGAACCCTGTCTTCTTAGACATTGGTGGGTGGTTGAAGTCAGAGCTAAAGAATTGGTGGACAAGAGACCATCCAAATGAGTTGTTCACTGTAAAGTACATAGATCCAACATACATGATACGAGCAGTTCCTGCAAATTCTACAGATAACCTGTACTGTACACTTCTAGCACACTCGGCAATTCATGGGATTATGGCAGGGTACACTGGATTTGTAGCTGGTCCTATAAATGGAAACTATGCCTATATACCATTGGAGGAGGTGGCACAGGCTAAGAATGAAGTTGACATAAAAGACCACAAATGGGCATGGGTCAGATCTGTCACCAACCAGCCCGATTTTGTGAGGAACTAA
- the LOC132171028 gene encoding probable galactinol--sucrose galactosyltransferase 2: protein MIHTTVLPPPMPFLQLDSARFSSLLASKQRILAHGGRRRLRPLQACRHSMFLSTKPVLKDGTLSIKEKVALKEVPDNVVVTPLTNSSAFVGATSTEATSRHVFKLGVIEDVRLLSIFRFKMWWMIPRVGNSGSDIPIETQMLLLEVREAPDFGASNETATSYIIFLPVLDGDFRSSLQGNSSNELQFCVESGDPAIVTSESLKAVFVNYGNHPFDLINESMKILEKQLGTFTLRETKQMPGMLDWFGWCTWDAFYQEVNPQGIKDGLKSLSEGGTPARFLIIDDGWQDTTNEFQKEGEPYVEGSQFGGRLVSIEENDKFRRTANEAQSKAPIGLKDFVSEIKRNFGLKYVYVWHALLGYWGGLLPNASGTKKYNPKLIYPIQSPGNLANMRDLSMDCMEKYGIGTIDPAKICEFYDDLHKYLVSQDVDGVKVDVQNILETVSTGLGGRVSLTRRFQQALEESIAANFQDNSIICCMGQSTDSIYHSKRSAITRASDDYYPSNPTTQTLHIAAVAFNSIFLGEVFVPDWDMFYSRHEAAEFHAAARAVGGCGVYVSDKPGQHDFEVLKRLVLPDGSVLRAKFPGRPTSDCLFTDPVMDGKSLLKIWNLNQCTGVLGVFNCQGAGSWPLLENNTGQDPSSELSGPVSPADIEYFEEVSGKLWTGDCAVFAFSTGSLLRLPKGEKFDVTLKVLQCDVFTVSPIKVYNQKIQFAAIGLINMYNSGGAIDAIDFFSDSSNCEIHVKGRGAGEFGAYSSAKPKSCSVNSKVEGFDFRDEDNLLKLVLHHTTTSWDIVICY from the exons ATGATTCACACCACCGTGTTACCTCCACCCATGCCGTTTCTACAACTTGACTCTGCCCGATTCTCCTCCTTGTTAGCTTCAAAGCAGAGGATTCTCGCACATGGGGGCCGCCGTCGACTCAGGCCACTGCAGGCATGCAGACATTCCATGTTTCTCAGTACAAAGCCCGTCCTTAAAGATGGTACTCTTAGTATTAAAGAGAAGGTCGCATTGAAGGAAGTGCCTGACAATGTGGTAGTGACACCATTGACCAATTCTTCAGCTTTTGTGGGTGCCACTTCTACAGAGGCGACTTCCCGACATGTTTTCAAGCTTGGAGTTATCGA GGATGTGAGGTTACTGTCtatatttagatttaaaatgtgGTGGATGATACCACGAGTGGGGAATTCAGGAAGCGATATTCCTATTGAAACTCAGATGTTGCTCCTGGAAGTAAGGGAAGCACCAGACTTTGGAGCATCTAATGAAACAGCAACTTCTTATATCATTTTCTTGCCTGTGCTAGATGGTGATTTTAGAAGCAGTTTGCAGGGGAACTCATCAAATGAACTCCAGTTCTGCGTTGAAAGTG GTGACCCAGCTATAGTCACCTCAGAATCCCTAAAAGCAGTTTTTGTGAATTATGGAAACCATCCATTTGATCTGATCAATGAATCTATGAA GATTTTGGAGAAGCAGCTTGGAACCTTTACACTTAGGGAAACCAAACAG ATGCCTGGAATGTTAGATTGGTTTGGTTGGTGCACCTGGGACGCCTTCTACCAAGAAGTTAATCCTCAAGGAATTAAAGATGGCCTTAAAAG TTTATCCGAGGGAGGCACTCCAGCAAGATTTTTGATAATAGATGATGGTTGGCAAGATACAACCAATGAATTCCAAAAAGAAGGGGAGCCATATGTTGAAGGGTCACA GTTTGGTGGCAGATTAGTCAGCATTGAAGAAAATGATAAGTTTCGGAGAACAGCAAATGAGGCTCAAAGCAAGGCACCAATTGGTCTAAAGGATTTTGTTTCAGAGATTAAGAGGAATTTTGGCCTTAA GTACGTCTATGTATGGCATGCCCTTTTGGGATACTGGGGAGGGCTTCTTCCAAATGCCTCAGGAACCAAAAAGTATAATCCAAAATTAATATATCCAATACAGTCTCCTGGGAATTTGGCAAACATGAGGGATTTATCTATGGATTGTATGGAGAAGTATGGCATTGGTACAATAGATCCTGCTAAGATATGTGAGTTTTATGATGATCTACACAAATATCTTGTTTCACAGGATGTAGATGGGGTTAAGGTTGATGTTCAGAACATACTGGAAACTGTTTCAACTGGTCTAGGAGGTCGAGTTTCTCTTACTAGACGGTTCCAACAGGCACTTGAAGAGTCTATAGCCGCCAACTTCCAAGACAATAGCATAATCTGCTGCATGGGTCAGAGCACGGACTCCATTTACCA TTCAAAAAGAAGTGCTATTACAAGAGCATCCGATGACTACTACCCAAGCAACCCAACAACGCAGACACTACACATAGCTGCCGTGGCTTTCAACAGCATTTTTCTTGGTGAAGTTTTTGTGCCAGATTGGGACATGTTCTAT AGCCGCCACGAAGCAGCTGAGTTTCATGCAGCTGCAAGAGCTGTGGGAGGTTGCGGAGTCTATGTTAG TGACAAGCCTGGCCAGCATGATTTCGAGGTTCTTAAAAGGCTGGTACTTCCTGATGGGTCAGTGCTCAGAGCTAAATTTCCAGGGAGGCCAACAAGTGATTGTTTATTCACCGACCCAGTTATGGACGGGAAGAG TCTTCTGAAGATCTGGAATTTGAACCAATGCACTGGAGTCTTAGGCGTCTTCAACTGCCAAGGAGCAGGAAGCTGGCCTTTGCTGGAAAATAATACTGGACAAGATCCTAGCTCTGAGCTATCTGGGCCAGTCTCTCCTGCAGATATTGAGTATTTTGAAGAGGTTTCTGGGAAGCTGTGGACCGGAGATTGTGCGGTATTTGCCTTCAGCACAG GGTCTCTACTGCGATTACCAAAGGGAGAAAAGTTTGACGTCACATTGAAAGTACTGCAATGTGATGTCTTTACAGTATCTCCTATTAAG GTTTACAATCAGAAGATTCAGTTTGCAGCAATTGGGTTAATAAATATGTATAACTCTGGTGGAGCTATTGATGCAATTGACTTCTTTAGCGACTCTTCCAACTGTGAAATACATGTGAAGGGGAGAGGAGCAGGTGAATTCGGAGCATACTCCAGCGCCAAGCCCAAGTCATGTTCGGTAAACTCCAAGGTGGAGGGATTTGACTTCAGAGATGAAGACAACCTTTTGAAACTAGTACTTCATCACACAACTACTTCTTGGGACATTGTTATATGTTATTGA
- the LOC132170226 gene encoding ATP-dependent 6-phosphofructokinase 2-like — protein MAISCPEATDLTTAPYSREQKLSITDTENANTNRTLSFSSVKLPHLTDFLHDLQIHPNPLDHNPFYRPSDGFYISHTDVILRHILFDLSSPPHSTTYHRAGPRNRVFFDPCQTRAAIVTCGGLCPGLNTVIRELVVALWDLYGVRQIFGVKAGYRGFYSSEPVELNPKLAHSWHKMGGTVLETSRGGFDLHKIVDAIRDRGFNQVYIIGGDGAMRGAVKIFDEIRCRKLNIAVVGIPKTVDNDIGIIDRSFGFQTAVEMAQQAISAAHVEAQSAVNGIGLVKLMGRSTGHIALYATLSSRDVDCCLIPETEFYLEGKGGLFEFLEQRLKDNGHAVLVVAEGAGQDMIPRTDAQKEERDESGNPVFLDIGGWLKSELKNWWTRDHPNELFTVKYIDPTYMIRAVPANSTDNLYCTLLAHSAIHGIMAGYTGFVAGPINGNYAYIPLEEVAQAKNEVDIKDHKWAWVRSVTNQPDFVRN, from the exons ATGGCCATTTCGTGCCCAGAAGCCACCGACCTCACCACTGCACCCTACTCAAGAGAGCAAAAACTTTCCATCACAGACACCGAAAACGCCAACACCAATAGGACCTTGTCATTCTCTTCAGTCAAACTACCCCACCTCACCGACTTCCTCCACGATCTCCAAATCCACCCCAACCCATTAGACCACAACCCATTCTACCGTCCCTCCGACGGCTTCTACATCTCCCACACCGACGTTATCCTCCGACACATCCTCTTCGATCTCTCCTCTCCCCCCCACTCCACCACCTACCATCGAGCAGGCCCGCGCAACCGAGTCTTCTTCGATCCTTGTCAAACCCGGGCTGCCATCGTCACGTGCGGGGGGCTCTGCCCCGGTCTCAACACCGTCATCAGGGAGCTGGTCGTGGCCCTCTGGGACCTCTACGGGGTGCGTCAGATATTCGGGGTGAAGGCTGGCTACAGGGGATTCTACTCCTCGGAGCCTGTGGAGCTGAATCCCAAGCTGGCCCACAGCTGGCACAAGATGGGCGGCACTGTGCTTGAGACCTCTAGGGGCGGTTTTGATCTTCACAAGATCGTCGATGCTATCCGAGATCGCGGCTTTAACCag GTGTACATCATAGGTGGAGATGGCGCAATGCGTGGGGCTGTGAAGATATTTGATGAAATCCGTTGCCGGAAACTGAATATTGCAGTTGTTGGGATCCCCAAAACCGTAGACAATGATATTGGAATCATTGACAGATCATTTGGATTCCAGACAGCAGTAGAAATGGCACAGCAAGCAATAAGTGCAGCTCATGTGGAGGCTCAGAGTGCAGTTAACGGAATAGGGCTAGTGAAGCTGATGGGTCGAAGCACAGGTCACATTGCCCTTTATGCAACATTGAGCAGCCGCGATGTGGACTGCTGCTTGATTCCTGAGACTGAGTTTTACTTGGAAGGAAAAGGAGGGCTGTTTGAATTTCTTGAGCAGCGGCTGAAGGATAATGGGCATGCGGTACTAGTAGTTGCTGAAGGGGCTGGACAGGATATGATACCAAGGACTGATGCACAGAAGGAGGAGAGGGATGAATCTGGGAACCCTGTCTTCTTAGACATTGGTGGGTGGTTGAAGTCAGAGCTAAAGAATTGGTGGACAAGAGACCATCCAAATGAGTTGTTCACTGTAAAGTACATAGATCCAACATACATGATACGAGCAGTTCCTGCAAATTCTACAGATAACCTGTACTGTACACTTCTAGCACACTCGGCAATTCATGGGATTATGGCAGGGTACACTGGATTTGTAGCTGGTCCTATAAATGGAAACTATGCCTATATACCATTGGAGGAGGTGGCACAGGCTAAGAATGAAGTTGACATAAAAGACCACAAATGGGCATGGGTCAGATCTGTCACCAACCAGCCCGATTTTGTGAGGAACTAA
- the LOC132170529 gene encoding ras-related protein RABB1c: MSYAYLFKYIIIGDTGVGKSCLLLQFTDKRFQPVHDLTIGVEFGARMITIDNKPIKLQIWDTAGQESFRSITRSYYRGAAGALLVYDITRRETFNHLASWLEDARQHANANMTIMLIGNKCDLAHRRAVSTEEGEQFAKEHGLIFMEASAKTAQNVEEAFIKTAATIYKKIQDGVFDVSNESYGIKVGYGGIPGPSGGRDGSSSQAGGCCS, from the exons ATGTCATACGCTTACCTCTTCAAGTACATCATCATCGGCGACACCG GGGTTGGCAAGTCATGTCTTCTGCTACAGTTCACGGACAAGAGGTTCCAGCCGGTGCACGACCTTACCATTGGCGTCGAGTTTGGGGCCAGGATGATCACCATTGACAACAAGCCAATTAAGCTTCAAATCTGGGACACG GCGGGTCAAGAATCGTTCAGATCTATTACAAGGTCCTATTACAGAGGGGCTGCTGGTGCATTGCTTGTCTATGATATAACCAG GAGGGAGACTTTTAATCACTTGGCTAGCTGGCTGGAAGATGCAAGGCAACATGCAAACGCAAACATGACTATAATGCTTATTGGTAATAAGTGTGATTTGGCTCACAGAAGGGCTGTGAGCACGGAGGAAGGGGAGCAGTTTGCAAAGGAGCATGGATTGATTTTCATGGAGGCATCTGCTAAAACTGCTCAGAATGTTGAGGAG GCATTTATAAAAACAGCTGCTACCATTTACAAGAAGATTCAGGATGGAGTTTTTGATGTATCAAATGAG TCTTATGGAATAAAAGTCGGATATGGTGGAATCCCAGGACCATCAGGTGGTAGAGATGGCTCTTCTTCTCAAGCTGGAGGCTGTTGCAGTTGA
- the LOC132171671 gene encoding subtilisin-like protease SBT5.4, with product MSFSKLSVFFFLFFLFSLFQAPAFAIKKSYIVYLGSHAHGPKVSAADLDRVTDSHFDFLGSFLGSHERAKDAIIYSYKNHINGFAAHLEEEEAAEIAKHPKVVSVFLSQGRKLHTTHSWDFMLLEKEGVIHPSSLWNKARFGEDTIIATLDTGVWPKANSFSDEGFGPIPSKWKGFCESDSSEGVLCNRKLIGAKYFNKGYASVAGPQNSSFETAVDHDGHGTHTLSTAGGNFVPGANVFGVGINGTAKGGSPKARVASYKVCWPEINATIECVDADILAAFDEAIHDGVDVLSVSLGGDPTEYFSDGISIGAFHAIKKGIVVVGSAGNSGPTPATVSNVSPWMITVGASTLDRQFQAFVELRNGMRFMGESLSKPLPEDRFYPLISPAQAKAANASINDALLCKGGTLDPEKVKGKILACLRGVTARLDKGKQAALAGAVGMILCNDKLDGNDIIADPHVLPASHINYEDGLAVFAYINSTDDPLAFITAPAAELYTKPAPFMAAFSSQGPNTVTPEILKPDVTAPGVNIIAAFTETKAPTEEPIAPFAMMSGTSMSCPHVSGVVGLLKTLHPDWSPSAIRSAIMTSARTRDNTVNPIRNGSFVKATPFNYGAGHMRPNRAMDPGLVYDLTAKDYLGFLCYLGYNQTTIELFSGAPYECPKATSLLDFNYPSITVPKLSGSVTVTRKLKNVGSPGTYSALVREPSGISVHVHPEILKFDQIGEEKSFSLTLEAKGHGVSKNYVFGGLTWSDGKHYVRSPIVVATAAS from the exons ATGTCATTTTCCAAGCTTTCAGTTTTCTTctttctgtttttccttttttctttgttccaaGCACCTGCTTTTGCAATAAAAAAG TCTTATATAGTCTACTTGGGATCCCATGCACATGGTCCAAAGGTTTCTGCAGCTGATCTTGATCGGGTGACTGATTCTCATTTTGACTTTCTCGGATCATTCTTGGGAAG CCACGAGAGGGCCAAGGATGCAATTATCTACTCGTACAAAAACCATATCAATGGTTTTGCTGCCCAccttgaagaggaagaggcagCTGAAATTGCGA AGCATCCAAAAGTTGTGTCGGTTTTCTTAAGCCAAGGAAGAAAATTACACACAACTCATTCGTGGGATTTCATGTTACTGGAAAAAGAGGGTGTTATTCATCCCAGTTCCTTGTGGAACAAGGCCAGGTTTGGTGAAGACACAATCATTGCGACTCTTGACACTG GTGTTTGGCCTAAAGCAAATAGCTTCAGCGATGAAGGTTTTGGACCCATCCCATCAAAGTGGAAAGGATTCTGTGAAAGTGATTCCAGTGAAGGAGTCCTCTGCAATAG GAAGCTAATTGGAGCAAAATACTTCAACAAAGGCTATGCTTCGGTTGCTGGGCCACAGAACTCTTCATTTGAGACGGCAGTTGACCATGATGGTCATGGCACTCACACGCTATCCACAGCAGGGGGGAACTTTGTTCCTGGTGCAAATGTGTTTGGTGTGGGCATTAATGGAACTGCCAAAGGTGGTTCCCCTAAAGCGCGAGTCGCTTCCTACAAGGTGTGTTGGCCAGAAATTAATGCTACCATTGAATGCGTTGATGCTGATATATTGGCGGCCTTTGATGAGGCCATACATGATGGGGTTGATGTGCTTTCGGTGTCTCTCGGCGGCGATCCGACCGAGTATTTTAGTGACGGCATTTCAATTGGGGCATTCCATGCTATTAAGAAAGGTATTGTTGTTGTAGGCTCAGCTGGAAATTCTGGTCCAACACCTGCAACTGTCTCAAATGTTTCACCTTGGATGATAACTGTTGGAGCAAGCACGTTGGATCGACAGTTCCAAGCTTTTGTTGAACTCCGCAATGGGATGCGATTCATG GGAGAAAGCCTGTCTAAACCTTTGCCAGAAGATCGATTCTACCCACTTATTAGTCCTGCACAGGCTAAAGCTGCTAATGCCTCTATTAATGACGC TTTGCTGTGTAAGGGGGGAACGCTGGATCCTGAAAAGGTGAAGGGTAAAATTTTGGCCTGTCTGAGGGGGGTAACTGCAAGATTGGACAAGGGAAAACAAGCAGCTCTTGCTGGTGCAGTAGGGATGATTCTTTGCAATGATAAGCTCGATGGTAATGACATTATTGCTGATCCCCACGTACTACCAGCATCACATATTAACTATGAAGATGGTCTTGCTGTCTTTGCCTACATCAATTCTACTGa CGATCCATTGGCATTTATAACGGCCCCAGCAGCAGAACTTTACACAAAGCCTGCCCCATTCATGGCCGCATTCTCGTCCCAAGGGCCTAACACTGTTACACCCGAGATTCTCAAG CCTGATGTTACTGCTCCTGGAGTGAATATCATAGCTGCCTTCACTGAAACAAAAGCCCCAACAGAAGAACCTATAGCTCCTTTTGCCATGATGTCTGGCACATCTATGTCTTGCCCTCATGTTTCTGGGGTTGTTGGTCTCCTTAAGACACTCCATCCTGACTGGAGCCCATCTGCAATAAGATCCGCAATCATGACAAGCG CAAGAACAAGGGATAACACTGTGAATCCCATTCGCAATGGATCCTTTGTGAAGGCAACCCCGTTTAATTATGGTGCTGGCCACATGCGACCAAACCGTGCCATGGATCCTGGCTTGGTCTATGACTTAACCGCCAAGGATTATTTGGGCTTTCTTTGCTATCTGGGTTACAATCAGACCACCATTGAACTCTTTTCCGGGGCTCCTTATGAATGTCCCAAGGCAACTAGTCTTCTGGATTTCAACTATCCATCCATAACAGTCCCTAAACTCTCAGGGTCTGTTACTGTGACTCGAAAGCTGAAGAATGTCGGTTCACCAGGCACCTATTCAGCTCTTGTCCGAGAACCAAGTGGAATTTCAGTTCATGTTCATCCTGAGATCTTgaaatttgatcaaattggagAAGAGAAGAGCTTTAGTTTGACCCTGGAAGCCAAGGGACATGGGGTTTCTAAAAACTACGTATTTGGAGGGCTAACTTGGTCGGATGGCAAGCACTACGTAAGGAGTCCAATAGTAGTTGCTACTGCTGCCTCTTAG
- the LOC132172752 gene encoding cyclin-D3-2-like has product MITPSPEQPNFNQLPADGLVNDDHLSCNEDYWSINVERPEAQAWNNYLVEVDELDKESGQAHGLHMLLSKENETHPKICSCCCVDLSDPDHLITSARQEALQLILALNSYHAFSAFTAVLSVNYLDRFLLGLHMWRDMKPWMLHLAALACLSLAAKVAETHVPLLLDLQVVEKSSFVFSPKSIQKMELLVLSLLEWKMNPVIPLSFLSYIIKNTSPPADHRRAMEFTALFEHFSISLLSDLRFVHYQPSTVAAAVALHVMKEMDFDFCKNKLCTLLHQFNKEKFEACYQLILQASVSNQVGIDEH; this is encoded by the exons ATGATCACTCCAAGTCCAGAGCAACCAAATTTTAATCAGTTGCCTGCAGATGGTCTCGTGAATGACGACCACCTTTCCTGCAACGAAGATTACTGGAGTATTAATGTTGAGCGCCCAGAAGCACAAGCTTGGAATAATTATTTGGTGGAGGTGGACGAGCTTGACAAGGAATCTGGGCAAGCCCACGGCCTCCACATGCTGTTATCCAAGGAAAACGAGACGCATCCCAAGATTTGTAGCTGCTGCTGCGTAGATCTATCTGATCCTGATCATCTTATCACTTCAGCTCGTCAGGAGGCCTTGCAGTTGATCCTGGCTCTCAATTCTTACCATGCTTTCTCCGCCTTCACTGCAGTTTTATCGGTTAACTATCTTGATCGGTTTCTGCTCGGCTTGCACATGTGGAGGGACATGAAGCCATGGATGCTGCACTTGGCTGCACTCGCTTGTCTTTCTTTAGCAGCCAAAGTGGCCGAAACCCACGTTCCTCTTCTCCTTGATCTACAA GTAGTTGAGAAATCGAGCTTTGTGTTTAGCCCAAAATCAATCCAAAAAATGGAACTTTTGGTGCTCTCTCTGCTAGAATGGAAGATGAACCCGGTTATCCCACTTTCTTTCTTGAGCTACATAATCAAAAACACATCCCCGCCCGCAGATCACAGACGTGCTATGGAGTTCACGGCCTTATTTGAGCATTTTTCTATTTCTCTGCTCAGTGATTTGAGATTCGTGCATTATCAGCCATCCACAGTTGCTGCTGCCGTAGCGCTGCATGTGATGAAGGAAATGGACTTTGATTTCTGCAAGAATAAACTCTGCACTCTTCTTCATCAATTCAACAAAGAGAAATTCGAAGCATGTTATCAGCTCATCCTGCAGGCGTCTGTATCAAATCAGGTTGGCATTGATGAGCATTAG